A single Manduca sexta isolate Smith_Timp_Sample1 chromosome 11, JHU_Msex_v1.0, whole genome shotgun sequence DNA region contains:
- the LOC119189019 gene encoding uncharacterized protein LOC119189019 has protein sequence MALIQLLPRAHTCLRWVGGSHTLVSEIVTKEKAPPMDLQGHPTKRYTGYGSDGRLYMLEEELQPCVECNIIFEAPKPEGVGDVTKDGAGDRGATLIAPDKK, from the exons ATGGCCCTCATACAACTTCTTCCAAGGGCTCACACTTGTCTGCGCTGGGTGGGTGGATCCCACACGCTGGTCTCGGAGATTGTGACCAAGGAGAAGGCGCCGCCGATGGACCTCCAGGGACATCCCACCAAGCGATACACTGGATACGGTTCAGACGGACGA CTGTATATGTTAGAAGAAGAGCTACAGCCTTGCGTGGAATGTAATATCATATTTGAAGCTCCGAAACCTGAAGGTGTCGGTGACGTGACTAAAGATGGCGCTGGCGATCGAG GAGCTACCCTAATTGCgccagataaaaaataa